Genomic window (Streptococcus porcinus):
TTCTTCTGTTGTTACTTTGTACCAAAATAAAGAGTATTGATATCGTCTGTGTAATCGCCATTTTCTTTGTGAACAATGAGTGGTGGCAAGATTTTCATTCCTTCAATGGAGCCATCCTTGATAGCTTCGATTAATAGCATATTGGCTTCTTTACTAGCTTTGGGATATACGAATTGAACTCGTTTGGGAGCTAGGCCATATTTTTGTAAAGAATTCATTATTTCAATAAAACGATCTGGTCGATGGACTATTGCTAAACGTCCGTTAGATTTTAAAGCATGCCGACTAATACTACAGATTTCTTCTAAATTTGTAGTGATTTCATGGCGAGCCAAGAGATAATGTTTAGAGATATTTTTCTTTGAACTTTTAGTTGATTTAAAGTAAGGTGGGTTACAGAGGATAAGGTCAACTCCTGATCTTGGAACGTGATTTAATAGATTATTTAAATCATCACAGATTATAGAAACTTGTTTTTCTAACTGATTGAGTTTAATAGATCGTTCGGCCATTTCTGCCAACCGTTCTTGAATTTCAATTTCCACAATTTGGGCGTTAGTATTGCGACTAGCAAAAAGGCCAACAGCACCGTTACCAGAGCACAAATCAACAATTAGCCCTCTAGAAGGTAGCCTTGGAAATCGTGATAGTAGAACGCTATCAATTGAATAAGAAAAAACATCCTTATTTTGAATAATTTTAACATCGTTTGAGAATAATTGATCAACGCGTTCCCCAGTTTTTAAAAGTTCTTCTGTCATAAAAATATTATAACAGAAAAGTACCTGTTGAGAAATAACTACTTATTAACAGCACAAGGAGTCAAGTGGCTATTTTGACATAGAATTTGACAAAGATGGTATTCGTGATACAATAAATGAAGTTAAAATGATTGAAGGAGAATAGGGTGTTTTACGCATATTTACGTGGGCTTGTTGTCTTTATTTTATGGGCTGTTAATGGTAATTCACATTACCATAATGAAAAAAATATTTTGCCAGCTGATGAAAATTATATTTTAGTGGCTCCTCACCGAACTTTTTGGGATCCGGTTTATATGGCGTTTGCTGCGAGACCAAAACAATTTGTATTTATGGCGAAAAAGGAATTATTTGCTAATCGAATTTTTGCATGGTGGATAAAAATGTGTGGGGCTTTTCCAATTGATCGGGATAAACCGTCACCTGATGCTATCCGTTATCCTGTAAATGTTTTAAAAAAGAAAAATCGTTCCTTGGTTATGTTTCCTAGTGGAAGCCGTCATTCAAAAGATGTAAAAGGAGGCGTTGCTGTTATCGCCAAGATGGCCAAGGTTAAAATTCTGCCAGCTGCTTATGCTGGACCAATGACGCTAAAAGGACTTATTCTAGGTGACCGCGTCGATATGAATTTTGGTCATCCTATTGATATCTCAGATATAAAACGGATGAATGACGAAGGGATTAAAGAAGTTGCCAGTCGTATCCAAGCAGAGTTTGATCGGATTGATGAAGAAAATGCCCAGTTTCAACCTGGAAAAAGACGCAATCCTTTAACTTATATTTATCGCTTTCCGTTAGTTTTGATTGCGATAGTTATCTTACTATTAACGCTATTATTTTCTCTGCTAGCTAGTTTTGTTTGGGATCCGGATAAACATACTTATTAAAATATCTTTCGGGATATTTTTTTTATGTTTTTCATCATATTTCCGAATAAATAATTGAGGTGATATGAATGATTAAACACTTGATATCTTGTAAAGACAAAATGTGCTATTTTATATCGAAAATACAATTACTGACAATACTGCTATTTATTGGAGTTTTTTTCTTACTTATTATTCTCCTAGTTGGTAGAAAAGAGGTACCTGACAATACTGCTTCCACTGTAAAACTTGAGACAATCCAAGAAAGTCAAGAAACAAAAGCTAGTGCTAGAGAAATAGCATCAGCTCAAGAACAAGCTAATAAAGAAATTGTCGTTGATATCAAAGGAGCAGTCAAGCAAGAAGGCGTCTATCGTCTTAATAAGGAAAGTCGTGTGACGGATCTTATTAAAAAGGCGGGTGGGCTTACGGAATCTGCAGATAGGAGAGCTGTTAATTTAGCTCAAAAATTAAGTGACGGTAGCGTAGTGTATATTGCAAAAGTTGGGGAAAATAGATCAGTTATTCCTAACGAAGAAAACGGTAGTGATTCTAGTACGATAGAGAAAGAGAAACTTGATTTAAAAATTAATATCAATGTCGCAAAACTTGAAGATTTAACAAAGATTCCGGGAATAGGAGAGAAAAGAGCCAAGGAAATTATTGATGTTCGAGATAGTCAGGGAGGGTTTAAGAAATTAGAAGATCTCTTAAAGATTTCTGGAATTGGGCAAAAGACATTAGAAAAACTCAAAGATGATATTAGCATTGATTAGACAGATGCCTATGCCTTTAATTCAGATTGTCTACCTTGTTATCTTTTCTTATTACACAGTTCGTTTTCCCAGCATTCCTCTTATAATTGTAGATATTTTAATAATCTCTTTAGTTATCAAACATTACAAAAAAAGAATTATTCCTTGGTTGATATGTCTTTCAGTCTCAACAATGTCTCTATTTAGCTATTGGCAATGGCATGAAAATAAAGTTTATAATCAACAGCCGAAGAAGATTAGTCAAGTCAGACTTATTCCAGATACAGTTGCCATTAATGGAGACTCTTTAACCTTCACTGGAGAGCATAAACATAGTAGGTATAAGCTTTTCTATAAATTGAAGAGCGAAAGGGAATTAATGTTTTTTAGGGAAAACAGAGACTATTTAAACATTGTTTCTGAGATACCTTTGGAAGAAGCTGAGGGTATTCGTAATTTTTCAGGATTTGATTATCGAGCATTTCTAAAATATCAAGGGATACACCGTATAGGGCATATAAAAGGGTTAAATCAGTTATCAAAAAGCCCGACTAGGAACTTAGTCGAAATTGTGCGAACTTGGCGACGCCAGGCTATCATAATCTGTCAAAAAGAATTTCCCAAACCAATGTCTGATTACATGACAGGACTTTTATTTGGCTATTTGGATAAATCTTTCGGTGAAATGACCCGGATTTATAGTCAACTAGGGATTATACATCTATTTGCCTTATCGGGAATGCAAGTTGCTTTTTTCCTTAACTATTTTCGTAAACTATTGATACTTTTAGGTATTCCTAGAGATTACTTTCCTTATTTAGATATTTTGTTTTCTTTATTTTATGCCTTTATCACTGGATTTAGCATTTCTGTTTTACGGAGTTTGTGGCAAAGTAATTTAAGGAATTTTGGTTTTAAGGGACTTGACAATATTGCTTTAGCGTTCTTACTGATGTTTATTTGTGATCATCAGTTTCTACTGAGTATTGGAGGCGTTCTATCATTTGCCTATGCTTTTTTTATTACAGTACTTCGCTTTGAAAATTTTGAAGGGATTAGAAGGAGGGTTTATGAAACTTTCGCTTTAAATCTTTGTCTTCTCCCGTTTTTAATTAGCTATTTTTCACAATATAATGTAATGGCTATTTTATTGACTATTCTTTTTTCTTTTCTATTTGATAATGTAATTCTCCCAATCTTGTGCGTAACCTTTCTTTTATCTCCATTGATAAAATTCAGTATCTTTAATAGTTTGTTTTTGCTTATGGAAAAATTAGTTCATCTTATTGGAAGATATACTAGTAAACCAATAACTTTAGGAAATCCAAATGTAATCCAATTTTTCCTACTTATCATAGTTCTTGCTTTTTTTGTCAATCAACTCTCAAAAAAGAAAGCTGTTTTCTTACCAGCTTGTGTCATTGTTTTTCTCTTTCTGAGTGTGAGAACACCGTTCCTTAATGAAATTACCGTTGTAGATGTTGGACAAGGAGATAGTATTTTAATTAGAGATATGAATAACAAAACTCTTTTGATTGATGTCGGTGGCGTACACTATTTTGATGGGAGAGAAACCTGGCAAAAAAAGTATAGACAATCTAATGCTGATAAAACCCTTATTCCCTATCTTAAGTCAAGGGGGATTACAAAAATTGATTATCTATTACTAACTCATACTGACAATGATCATGTAGGAGATATGGAGGAAGTTGCCAAAAACTTTGAAGTTAAGGAGATTTTAACTAGTCAGGGAAGTATGAAAAATATTAGTTTTGTGAATAGGCTTAAAGCTATGAAAATTAAAACAAAGCTGGTTAAGGCCGGTGACCGACTTTCTATAATGGGGAGTCACTTACAGGTTCTTTATCCATGGTCGATAGGAGATGGTAAAAATAATGACTCTTTAATTTTATATGGTCGTTTATTAGGAAAAAACTTTCTTTTTACAGGTGATATTGAAGCAGAAGGTGAAAAAACGTTACTTGAAAAATACCCAGACTTAAAAGTAGATATCTTGAAAGTGGGG
Coding sequences:
- a CDS encoding tRNA1(Val) (adenine(37)-N6)-methyltransferase, with the translated sequence MTEELLKTGERVDQLFSNDVKIIQNKDVFSYSIDSVLLSRFPRLPSRGLIVDLCSGNGAVGLFASRNTNAQIVEIEIQERLAEMAERSIKLNQLEKQVSIICDDLNNLLNHVPRSGVDLILCNPPYFKSTKSSKKNISKHYLLARHEITTNLEEICSISRHALKSNGRLAIVHRPDRFIEIMNSLQKYGLAPKRVQFVYPKASKEANMLLIEAIKDGSIEGMKILPPLIVHKENGDYTDDINTLYFGTK
- a CDS encoding lysophospholipid acyltransferase family protein; this encodes MFYAYLRGLVVFILWAVNGNSHYHNEKNILPADENYILVAPHRTFWDPVYMAFAARPKQFVFMAKKELFANRIFAWWIKMCGAFPIDRDKPSPDAIRYPVNVLKKKNRSLVMFPSGSRHSKDVKGGVAVIAKMAKVKILPAAYAGPMTLKGLILGDRVDMNFGHPIDISDIKRMNDEGIKEVASRIQAEFDRIDEENAQFQPGKRRNPLTYIYRFPLVLIAIVILLLTLLFSLLASFVWDPDKHTY
- a CDS encoding helix-hairpin-helix domain-containing protein, producing the protein MIKHLISCKDKMCYFISKIQLLTILLFIGVFFLLIILLVGRKEVPDNTASTVKLETIQESQETKASAREIASAQEQANKEIVVDIKGAVKQEGVYRLNKESRVTDLIKKAGGLTESADRRAVNLAQKLSDGSVVYIAKVGENRSVIPNEENGSDSSTIEKEKLDLKININVAKLEDLTKIPGIGEKRAKEIIDVRDSQGGFKKLEDLLKISGIGQKTLEKLKDDISID
- a CDS encoding DNA internalization-related competence protein ComEC/Rec2: MILALIRQMPMPLIQIVYLVIFSYYTVRFPSIPLIIVDILIISLVIKHYKKRIIPWLICLSVSTMSLFSYWQWHENKVYNQQPKKISQVRLIPDTVAINGDSLTFTGEHKHSRYKLFYKLKSERELMFFRENRDYLNIVSEIPLEEAEGIRNFSGFDYRAFLKYQGIHRIGHIKGLNQLSKSPTRNLVEIVRTWRRQAIIICQKEFPKPMSDYMTGLLFGYLDKSFGEMTRIYSQLGIIHLFALSGMQVAFFLNYFRKLLILLGIPRDYFPYLDILFSLFYAFITGFSISVLRSLWQSNLRNFGFKGLDNIALAFLLMFICDHQFLLSIGGVLSFAYAFFITVLRFENFEGIRRRVYETFALNLCLLPFLISYFSQYNVMAILLTILFSFLFDNVILPILCVTFLLSPLIKFSIFNSLFLLMEKLVHLIGRYTSKPITLGNPNVIQFFLLIIVLAFFVNQLSKKKAVFLPACVIVFLFLSVRTPFLNEITVVDVGQGDSILIRDMNNKTLLIDVGGVHYFDGRETWQKKYRQSNADKTLIPYLKSRGITKIDYLLLTHTDNDHVGDMEEVAKNFEVKEILTSQGSMKNISFVNRLKAMKIKTKLVKAGDRLSIMGSHLQVLYPWSIGDGKNNDSLILYGRLLGKNFLFTGDIEAEGEKTLLEKYPDLKVDILKVGHHGSKGSSTEDFLNTISTKVALISAGNNNAFKHPSPETLERFKERHVKVYRTDQQGAIRFTGRSQWEIETCR